A single window of Luteipulveratus halotolerans DNA harbors:
- a CDS encoding EamA family transporter: protein MTEIQPVVEQAPVRRTPPTRLAFALALVSAAAFGTSGPFGKALFEGGWTPAAAVTARIGIAALVLAVPTYLELRGRWHLLRKNLGIVLLYGMTGVAGCQLFYFVAVEHLSVGVALLLEYLSPVLLVGYTWLLTRRAPSRLTLAGAATAIAGLALVLNVFGDVQLDTVGVACGLAAAFCSAAYFVVASHTHEDSLSPLALAGAGMAAGVLPLVAVGALGLLPFRASTDDVPFAGHEVSFVIPLLGIAVIAAAFAYVTGVVSARMLGSRLASFVALSEVLFAVLFAWWLLGELPLPVQLAGGVLIVAGVLLVKASEDSPLVE from the coding sequence GTGACCGAGATCCAGCCCGTGGTCGAGCAGGCTCCGGTCCGTCGTACGCCACCGACCCGGCTGGCGTTCGCGCTCGCCCTCGTGTCGGCCGCCGCGTTCGGCACGTCCGGCCCGTTCGGGAAGGCGCTGTTCGAGGGCGGCTGGACACCGGCCGCCGCCGTCACCGCACGCATCGGCATCGCCGCGCTCGTGCTCGCCGTGCCGACGTACCTCGAGCTCCGGGGTCGCTGGCACCTGCTGCGCAAGAACCTCGGGATCGTGCTGCTGTACGGCATGACCGGCGTCGCAGGTTGCCAGCTGTTCTACTTCGTCGCCGTCGAGCACCTGTCGGTCGGCGTCGCGCTCCTGCTGGAGTACCTCTCCCCCGTGCTGCTCGTCGGCTACACCTGGCTGCTGACCCGCCGCGCGCCGAGTCGGCTCACCCTCGCGGGCGCTGCCACGGCGATCGCCGGGCTCGCGCTCGTGCTCAACGTGTTCGGTGACGTCCAGCTCGACACGGTCGGCGTGGCGTGCGGCCTGGCGGCGGCGTTCTGCTCGGCCGCGTACTTCGTCGTCGCCTCGCACACCCACGAGGACAGCCTGTCGCCGCTGGCCCTCGCGGGCGCAGGCATGGCCGCCGGTGTGCTGCCCCTCGTCGCGGTCGGGGCGCTCGGACTGCTGCCGTTCAGGGCCTCGACCGACGACGTGCCGTTCGCCGGGCACGAGGTCAGCTTCGTGATCCCGCTGCTCGGAATCGCTGTGATAGCAGCGGCTTTCGCGTACGTCACCGGTGTCGTCTCGGCGCGCATGCTCGGTTCGCGGCTCGCGTCGTTCGTCGCGCTGTCCGAGGTGCTGTTCGCGGTGCTGTTCGCGTGGTGGTTGCTCGGAGAGCTGCCGTTGCCGGTGCAGCTCGCGGGCGGCGTACTCATCGTCGCGGGCGTGCTGCTGGTCAAGGCGTCCGAGGACTCACCGCTGGTCGAGTAG
- a CDS encoding sigma-70 family RNA polymerase sigma factor, translated as MSASHDQRPLDPAGDGSPRDPVADITAAVQRCARGDRAAIAELYDRTCGLVYGLARAGTSTDAGAAQVTTRIYARVWRDSVGFRRERTCALAWLLRITSEEIARCVDPTEGAPR; from the coding sequence ATGTCTGCGTCGCACGATCAGCGGCCGCTCGACCCTGCCGGCGACGGCAGCCCGCGTGATCCGGTCGCGGACATCACTGCAGCCGTGCAGCGCTGTGCTCGCGGCGACCGCGCGGCGATCGCCGAGCTGTACGACAGGACCTGCGGCCTCGTCTACGGCCTGGCTCGGGCGGGTACGAGCACCGATGCCGGCGCAGCACAGGTCACGACCCGCATCTATGCGCGTGTCTGGCGCGACAGCGTCGGCTTCCGACGCGAGCGCACCTGTGCGCTCGCCTGGCTGCTGCGCATCACGTCGGAGGAGATCGCCCGTTGCGTAGACCCGACCGAAGGAGCCCCCAGATGA
- a CDS encoding tetratricopeptide repeat protein has translation MTGDMTDQAVEHARHLNDLGRPADALRVLTPALSSSAATEDALIEAARAQGALGQDHDAVQTLQRAQASHPSSVVLAVSLAERLHHMNDLGGALYHAQGALSLAPQSWVVHAVAANVMSDCGMRDESEHHARTALAMAPDESLSHHAMANALAPPTVRMYDRARLREAEHHLREALRIDPSDDVAMNNLARVQSKRGGGVRAAGTLSRATAANPMEPMFQANMDALLGMLTARAHLVLFVAFLVLRNVGIEDGRLSWPILVVLAMISLGLFAWVGVQLVREVPPAMLRPFLVGFARRQKLAAAWAGLLVVATTFFVAAACVGGDASTALIAVAGVALLAGAVLSWISFFVNRRKA, from the coding sequence GTGACAGGGGACATGACCGATCAGGCGGTGGAGCACGCCCGCCACCTCAACGACCTGGGCCGGCCGGCCGACGCGCTGCGGGTGCTGACGCCCGCACTGTCGAGCTCTGCGGCGACCGAGGACGCGCTGATCGAGGCCGCGCGGGCGCAGGGAGCGCTCGGACAGGACCACGACGCCGTACAGACCCTGCAGCGCGCGCAGGCGTCGCACCCGTCGTCGGTCGTCCTCGCGGTCAGCCTCGCCGAGCGGCTGCACCACATGAACGACCTCGGCGGCGCGCTCTACCACGCACAGGGTGCGCTGTCGCTGGCCCCGCAGAGCTGGGTGGTGCACGCGGTCGCCGCCAACGTGATGTCCGACTGCGGGATGCGCGACGAGTCCGAGCACCATGCGCGCACCGCCCTCGCGATGGCGCCGGACGAGTCGCTCAGCCACCACGCGATGGCCAACGCGCTCGCGCCGCCGACGGTCAGGATGTACGACCGGGCGCGGCTGCGTGAGGCCGAGCACCACCTGCGTGAGGCGCTGCGCATCGACCCCTCCGACGACGTCGCGATGAACAACCTCGCGCGCGTGCAGTCCAAGCGCGGCGGCGGTGTCCGCGCGGCCGGCACGCTGTCGCGAGCGACGGCGGCCAACCCGATGGAGCCGATGTTCCAGGCCAACATGGACGCGCTGCTCGGGATGCTGACCGCGCGAGCCCACCTGGTGCTGTTCGTGGCGTTCCTGGTGCTGCGCAACGTCGGCATCGAGGACGGCCGGTTGTCATGGCCGATCCTCGTGGTGCTCGCGATGATCTCGCTGGGCTTGTTCGCCTGGGTGGGTGTTCAGCTCGTACGCGAGGTGCCGCCGGCCATGCTGCGCCCGTTCCTCGTCGGGTTCGCCCGCCGCCAGAAGCTCGCCGCGGCGTGGGCCGGGCTGCTCGTGGTCGCGACGACGTTCTTCGTGGCGGCCGCGTGCGTGGGCGGTGACGCCTCGACGGCGCTCATCGCCGTTGCCGGAGTCGCGCTGCTCGCCGGCGCCGTCCTGTCCTGGATCTCGTTCTTCGTCAACCGCCGAAAGGCTTGA
- a CDS encoding tryptophan-rich sensory protein gives MTDRTGHALVTGATGYIGGRLVPRLFDAGWTVRVLTRHASGLDEMDWADDVEVVEGDASSAYDLDTAMRDVDVAFYLIHSMDGAGDFAQRDRELARTFAEAADRARVGRIVYLSGLHPDGEELSPHLASRVEVGQVFLHAETPAAVLQAAVILGDGSASFDMLRHLTHRLPAMVAPRWLHNRIQPIAIRDVLHLLVGAASLPKEVNRTFDIGGPDVLTYEEMMQRFARLTGLRRRLVVTVPVLTPQLAGHWVGLVTPVPSGLAKPLVQSLVHEVVCQEDDLARLAPPPDPPLGFDDAVRSAVRRLDRDTGPRNLATTVAATAVCAAAGTLGADPTSRWYRSLDLPAWQPPALAFPVVWTTLYADIAGASAVTLTRLEREGRTREATAYRRALAADLVLNAAWPALFFRSRRPVAAAVGAGLLTLSSADLARRAGAVSGRSRAGLGLYAAWCAFATALSTEIARRNR, from the coding sequence ATGACAGACCGCACAGGACACGCCCTGGTGACTGGTGCGACCGGCTACATCGGTGGACGCCTGGTGCCCCGCCTGTTCGACGCCGGGTGGACGGTTCGGGTGCTCACCCGGCACGCGTCGGGGCTCGACGAGATGGACTGGGCCGATGACGTCGAGGTGGTCGAGGGTGACGCGAGCTCGGCGTACGACCTCGACACTGCGATGCGTGATGTCGACGTGGCCTTCTACCTGATCCACTCGATGGACGGCGCGGGCGACTTCGCGCAGCGTGACCGCGAGCTCGCGCGCACGTTCGCCGAGGCGGCTGACCGCGCCCGTGTGGGTCGCATCGTCTACCTCAGCGGTCTGCACCCTGACGGCGAGGAGCTCTCGCCCCACCTGGCCTCGCGCGTCGAGGTCGGCCAGGTCTTCCTCCACGCCGAGACGCCCGCCGCGGTCCTGCAGGCGGCGGTCATACTCGGCGACGGCTCGGCGTCGTTCGACATGCTGCGCCACCTCACCCACCGGCTGCCGGCGATGGTCGCGCCGCGGTGGCTGCACAACCGGATCCAGCCGATCGCGATCAGGGACGTGCTGCATCTCCTTGTCGGGGCCGCGTCGCTGCCGAAGGAGGTCAACCGCACCTTCGACATCGGCGGCCCGGACGTCCTCACCTACGAGGAGATGATGCAGCGCTTTGCCCGGCTCACCGGGCTGCGGCGCCGGCTGGTGGTGACCGTCCCGGTGCTCACCCCACAGCTCGCAGGTCACTGGGTCGGCCTGGTCACGCCGGTGCCGTCCGGGCTCGCCAAACCGCTCGTGCAGTCACTGGTCCACGAGGTGGTCTGCCAGGAGGACGACCTGGCACGGCTCGCACCGCCGCCGGACCCGCCCCTGGGGTTCGACGACGCCGTGCGCTCGGCCGTACGACGCCTCGACCGCGACACCGGGCCCCGCAACCTCGCCACGACCGTCGCCGCCACCGCCGTGTGCGCAGCCGCCGGCACGTTGGGCGCCGACCCGACCAGTCGGTGGTACCGCTCCCTCGACCTGCCCGCCTGGCAGCCGCCCGCCCTCGCGTTCCCGGTCGTGTGGACGACGTTGTACGCCGACATCGCGGGCGCCTCCGCGGTCACCCTGACCCGGCTGGAGCGCGAGGGCCGCACCCGCGAGGCGACGGCGTACCGGCGCGCACTCGCGGCCGACCTCGTCCTCAACGCGGCCTGGCCCGCGCTGTTCTTCCGCTCGCGCCGGCCCGTGGCGGCGGCTGTCGGAGCGGGGCTGCTGACCCTGTCCAGCGCCGATCTCGCACGCCGGGCAGGCGCGGTCTCTGGCCGGTCGCGCGCCGGGCTGGGCCTGTACGCCGCCTGGTGCGCCTTCGCGACCGCGCTGTCCACCGAGATCGCCCGCCGCAACCGATGA
- a CDS encoding SRPBCC family protein: MATVTRTFTTDSPAAPLLDYLADFAHATDWDPGTVRCEPTTEPPVRVGSQWHNTSRLLGWTTELDYTLEVWDAERVVLRGRNASAESSDDISVRDLGDGRSEVTYRASVQMKKAAWLADPVMRLVFERLAAKTVEGIQRAAASLD, encoded by the coding sequence ATGGCGACCGTCACCCGTACGTTCACGACAGACAGCCCAGCCGCACCACTGCTGGACTACCTCGCCGACTTCGCCCACGCGACCGACTGGGATCCCGGCACGGTGCGGTGCGAACCCACCACTGAGCCACCCGTGCGCGTCGGTTCGCAGTGGCACAACACCAGCAGGCTCCTGGGATGGACCACTGAGCTCGACTACACCCTCGAGGTGTGGGACGCCGAGCGTGTCGTGCTCCGTGGTCGCAACGCGTCGGCCGAGTCGTCCGACGACATCAGCGTGCGTGACCTCGGCGACGGGCGCAGCGAGGTCACCTATCGCGCGAGCGTGCAGATGAAGAAGGCCGCGTGGCTGGCCGACCCGGTGATGCGGCTGGTGTTCGAGCGCCTTGCCGCCAAGACGGTGGAGGGCATCCAGCGGGCGGCGGCCTCTCTGGACTGA
- a CDS encoding NADH-quinone oxidoreductase subunit D: MSEAPRELTVGVGAGGLATADMVLNIGPQHPATHGVLRLRITLDGERIVKAEPIVGYMHRGAEKLFEVRDYRQILVLANRHDWLSAFSNEIGLVLAVERMLGMDVPERATWTRTLMTELNRVLNHLMFLGSYPLELGAITPIFYAFREREDLQAVMEEISGGRMHYMFNRVGGLRDDLPSGWLGRVESTIAEVRRRLPDLESLIVGNEILHARTRGVGVLDLATVSSYGVSGPIARASGLDVDLRRDQPYLSYAELFGPDGPGRVVTRTAGDCQARLEVLLEQVHVSLDMADYCIQRLRGLERGPVNVRLPKVLKVPEGSDYVATENPLGFNGYYLVSRGEKTPWRLKLRSASFNNVAVLSELLEGCLLADMVAILGSMFFVVGDIDK; this comes from the coding sequence ATGTCCGAGGCACCCCGCGAGCTCACCGTCGGCGTCGGCGCAGGTGGCCTGGCCACCGCCGACATGGTGCTCAACATCGGCCCGCAGCACCCAGCCACCCACGGCGTGCTCCGCCTGCGCATCACGCTCGACGGCGAGCGCATCGTCAAGGCCGAGCCGATCGTCGGCTACATGCACCGCGGCGCCGAAAAGCTGTTCGAGGTGCGCGACTACCGCCAGATCCTCGTGCTGGCCAACCGGCACGACTGGCTGTCGGCGTTCAGCAACGAGATCGGCCTGGTGCTCGCAGTCGAGCGGATGCTCGGCATGGACGTGCCCGAGCGCGCCACCTGGACCCGCACGCTGATGACCGAGCTCAACCGGGTGCTCAACCACCTGATGTTCCTCGGCTCCTACCCACTCGAGCTCGGCGCGATCACGCCGATCTTCTACGCGTTCCGCGAGCGCGAGGACCTCCAGGCCGTTATGGAGGAGATCTCCGGCGGCCGCATGCACTACATGTTCAACCGCGTCGGCGGCCTGCGCGACGACCTGCCCTCGGGCTGGCTCGGCCGGGTCGAGTCGACGATCGCGGAGGTACGCCGGCGCCTGCCCGACCTCGAGTCGCTCATCGTCGGCAACGAGATCTTGCACGCCCGCACGCGCGGGGTCGGCGTTCTCGACCTCGCGACCGTGTCGTCGTACGGCGTCTCCGGTCCGATCGCGCGAGCGTCCGGGCTCGACGTCGACCTGCGTCGCGACCAGCCCTACCTGTCGTACGCCGAGCTGTTCGGTCCCGACGGGCCCGGACGGGTCGTGACCCGGACCGCCGGCGACTGCCAGGCCCGGCTGGAGGTGCTGCTGGAGCAGGTGCACGTCAGCCTCGACATGGCGGACTACTGCATCCAGCGGCTGCGGGGGCTGGAGCGCGGGCCGGTCAACGTACGGCTGCCGAAGGTGCTCAAGGTGCCGGAGGGATCGGACTACGTCGCGACCGAGAACCCGCTCGGATTCAACGGCTACTACCTGGTGTCCCGCGGTGAGAAGACGCCGTGGCGACTGAAGCTGCGGTCGGCGTCGTTCAACAACGTGGCCGTGCTGAGCGAGCTGCTCGAAGGCTGCCTGCTCGCCGACATGGTCGCGATCCTCGGCTCGATGTTCTTCGTCGTCGGCGACATCGACAAGTAG
- a CDS encoding AAA family ATPase, whose amino-acid sequence MTFTDPLVQSLTRAVEAAPADVPLRLHLAEVLIQRGAPGEAVAHCAVALQHEPASEHAQALMRQALGGSTPAAPEPPHDPVAGPTGVRAPLPQQPTSPAQPPEFDWEQAESQVQDVAPAKRYADGDDDAPPVDAWDVERSDVTLDDVGGMDEVKARLRAAFLEPLRNPELRRLYGKSLRGGMLLYGPPGCGKTFLGRAVAGELGAQFVNIGLADVLDMYIGRSERNIQDVFRLARAHAPVVVFIDEVDALGQKRSAHGSSAMRTTVNQLLTELDGVESSNEGVFVIGATNQPWDIDPALRRPGRLDRTLLVVPPDESARASIFRYHLRARPVEGIDLGELARRTPDFSGADIQHVCETASEKALMASVQSGSPRMIQMGDLAAAIGEIRPSTRAWFESARNVVQFANQDGTYDELRAYMKKHRL is encoded by the coding sequence ATGACATTCACCGATCCGCTGGTGCAGTCGCTGACCCGTGCCGTCGAGGCCGCACCCGCTGACGTACCCCTGCGCCTCCACCTCGCCGAGGTGCTCATCCAGCGCGGCGCTCCGGGCGAGGCCGTCGCGCACTGCGCGGTCGCACTGCAGCACGAGCCGGCCAGCGAGCACGCGCAGGCGCTGATGCGCCAGGCACTCGGCGGCAGTACGCCGGCAGCCCCTGAGCCGCCGCACGACCCGGTGGCCGGACCGACCGGCGTACGCGCGCCGTTGCCGCAGCAGCCGACGTCACCCGCGCAGCCTCCCGAGTTCGACTGGGAGCAGGCAGAGTCGCAGGTCCAGGACGTCGCGCCCGCCAAGCGCTACGCCGACGGTGACGACGACGCCCCGCCCGTCGACGCCTGGGACGTCGAGCGCTCCGACGTCACGCTCGACGACGTCGGCGGCATGGACGAGGTCAAGGCTCGGCTGCGGGCGGCGTTCCTCGAACCCCTGCGCAATCCCGAGCTGCGCAGGCTCTACGGCAAGAGCCTGCGCGGCGGCATGCTGCTCTACGGCCCGCCCGGGTGCGGCAAGACGTTCCTCGGCCGCGCGGTGGCGGGTGAGCTCGGCGCGCAGTTCGTCAACATCGGGCTGGCCGACGTGCTCGACATGTACATCGGCCGCTCCGAGCGCAACATCCAGGACGTGTTCCGGCTGGCCCGCGCACACGCCCCGGTCGTCGTGTTCATCGACGAGGTCGACGCGCTCGGCCAGAAGCGCAGCGCGCACGGCAGCTCGGCGATGCGGACGACGGTCAACCAGCTGCTCACCGAGCTCGACGGTGTCGAGTCGTCCAACGAGGGCGTCTTCGTCATCGGCGCCACCAACCAGCCGTGGGACATCGACCCCGCGCTGCGCCGCCCCGGTCGGCTCGACCGCACGCTGCTGGTCGTGCCACCGGACGAGTCGGCGCGGGCGTCGATCTTCCGCTACCACCTCCGCGCGCGGCCGGTCGAGGGCATCGACCTGGGCGAGCTCGCCCGGCGTACACCCGACTTCTCCGGCGCCGACATCCAGCACGTGTGCGAGACCGCGTCCGAGAAGGCGCTCATGGCGAGCGTGCAGTCGGGTTCGCCGCGCATGATCCAGATGGGCGACCTCGCGGCGGCCATCGGTGAGATCCGCCCGTCGACGCGCGCGTGGTTCGAGTCGGCGCGCAACGTCGTCCAGTTCGCCAACCAGGACGGCACGTACGACGAGCTGCGGGCGTACATGAAGAAGCACCGCCTCTGA
- a CDS encoding MerR family transcriptional regulator, protein MRTDYSIGEAAALTGVKAVTLRAWESRYGLVAPGRSDSAYRRYNDHDIELVRRMRLLVDSGVPARRAAAMTLGGATDEPDRPSAPVGGLVGLQDTAAIARAGAAFDAPALRRILDEAFAMAETETVVDLWLMPSMREVGAAWERGELDVASEHFISSAVMRKLSALFEATPARGPRVVVGMPADSRHELPALAFALLLQRAGAEVLYVGADVPLQSWTRVVDVWKPQSAVIAATSARDIAVAGAAAAALAEGGVDPVYIGGAAAGQVEGTIPVPDSLATAAQVVAAAVRYRHA, encoded by the coding sequence ATGCGGACGGACTACTCGATCGGCGAGGCCGCTGCCCTCACCGGCGTCAAGGCGGTGACGCTGCGCGCCTGGGAGTCCCGTTACGGCCTGGTCGCCCCAGGGCGGTCCGACTCGGCGTACCGGCGCTACAACGACCACGACATCGAGCTCGTACGCCGGATGCGGCTGCTGGTGGACTCCGGCGTCCCAGCCCGCCGGGCGGCGGCGATGACGCTCGGCGGTGCGACCGATGAGCCCGACCGCCCGTCCGCCCCGGTCGGCGGCCTGGTCGGCCTGCAGGACACCGCCGCCATCGCGCGGGCCGGGGCAGCGTTCGACGCCCCCGCACTACGACGCATCCTCGACGAGGCGTTCGCGATGGCCGAGACCGAGACCGTCGTCGACCTGTGGCTGATGCCGAGCATGCGCGAGGTCGGGGCTGCCTGGGAGCGGGGCGAGCTCGACGTCGCCTCCGAGCACTTCATCAGCTCAGCGGTCATGCGCAAGCTCTCGGCGCTGTTCGAGGCGACCCCGGCCCGCGGTCCGCGTGTTGTCGTCGGGATGCCGGCCGACTCGCGGCACGAGCTGCCGGCCCTGGCGTTCGCACTCCTGCTGCAGCGAGCGGGGGCCGAGGTGCTCTACGTCGGGGCCGACGTCCCGCTGCAGAGCTGGACGCGGGTGGTCGACGTGTGGAAGCCACAGTCCGCGGTCATCGCGGCGACCTCAGCGCGCGACATCGCCGTGGCCGGCGCCGCCGCTGCAGCCCTCGCAGAAGGCGGGGTCGACCCGGTCTACATCGGCGGCGCGGCGGCCGGCCAGGTCGAGGGCACCATCCCGGTCCCCGACTCGCTCGCGACGGCCGCTCAGGTGGTTGCGGCAGCGGTCCGCTACCGCCACGCCTGA
- a CDS encoding CGNR zinc finger domain-containing protein, whose protein sequence is MQFAHDTEMALASAAALVNTQANGPRSVEELPDVAALDAFIDEWGWTGARTHDELELAHVRALRPRLREVWSRDKDGVVEVVNDLLARSHALPQLVKHDGWDYHLHATTSDAPLATRMAVEAAMALADVVRSDELERLRVCAADDCEDLLVDLSKNRSRRYCDAGCGNRVNVAAYRARRSADG, encoded by the coding sequence ATGCAGTTCGCCCATGACACGGAGATGGCTCTGGCCAGTGCCGCAGCGCTGGTCAACACCCAGGCCAACGGGCCTCGCAGCGTCGAGGAGCTGCCCGACGTCGCCGCGCTCGACGCGTTCATCGACGAGTGGGGCTGGACCGGGGCGCGTACTCACGACGAGCTCGAGCTCGCTCATGTGCGTGCGCTGCGCCCGCGGCTGCGTGAGGTCTGGTCGCGCGACAAGGACGGTGTCGTCGAGGTCGTCAACGACCTGCTCGCCCGCTCGCACGCCCTGCCCCAGCTGGTCAAGCACGACGGCTGGGACTACCACCTGCACGCGACGACGTCCGATGCACCGCTCGCGACCCGGATGGCCGTCGAGGCGGCGATGGCACTCGCCGACGTCGTCCGCTCCGACGAGCTCGAACGCCTGCGCGTGTGCGCCGCGGACGACTGCGAGGACCTGCTCGTCGACCTGTCCAAGAACCGCTCCCGCCGTTACTGCGACGCCGGCTGCGGCAACCGGGTCAACGTCGCCGCCTACCGGGCCCGCCGCTCCGCCGACGGCTGA